GTTTCCATAATCAGCATTTTGATAAAAAATTGCTGATAGTCTGCAATACAATTCAACGAAAGGATCTCCGAGAGAGAATTTATGGTGAATTTGTGAAGAGTAAAAAATACACACTTTAACTTTGTATTCTTTAAAAGCTTTTTCTACCCATTTTTTTCGCATTAGCTCCTCCACATCTTTTTTGTGTTCAACAACAATTATGAGGTGAGCATACTCTGAATTGTCAGTCTTATTGAAAAATATCTGAATGATAAGATAATGCTGTTTGAAAAGTTGATTGATAGAACTATCTAAAAATTCGTTGCCAATTTGTGCAAATTGAAATTTATTTGAAGTTTTCATTTTATTAAATTTGGGGGTCGTGATTTTCGGGATTAAAATAGAAGTAAAGAGATTCCAGAAACACACGGATTAAGGAGAACCACATCATTAAATCAATATGCTCCTGCAATTCTTTATCTTTCTCAAGTTTCAGAATATCATCGATAGTAAAATCTGAATTGCCAATCTTTTCGAGAAACTTTTGGTAGTAATCTTCGCCAATAACGGAAAGGACACCCAGAAAAAGCTCTTTTAAATAATCATCCAAAGGGATCGAACTAATGATATAGTTTTCGGCTTGGTAGGAATTGCTATTTTCAGTTTCCTTCAAAGGAAGGCTATTGCCAAATTCATCTATAAAATTAGTAAAGCTTGAGATCAAAAATTGCAGGCAGGTTAGTAATCCGGCAATCTTTAAACTATGGGGATCAATATTTGGAATTTCAATGTTTCCTGAAAACATTTCTTTGATACTATACTTTTGTATCAATCTAGGATATCGGTCAAAAAGCATATTTATGTCTTCACTTCCTAATTTATCCATAAGTAGATAAATACCTTTATTAAGTTCATCTATCTGTCTGTTATCTGACAACAACTTAAAACTGATATCAACCTTTTCCATCAAGTCGATGATTCTTCTGTTAGTTTTTTCTTTATTTCTCATATTAAAATTTTTAATGAAATAAAGTTGGTCAGTAATTGTCTGGTATCTAATTCTTTCTGAGGATAAATTATTCTGAGGACGTGGTTTTTTTATCTTTTATTTTCTTTAAGCCTCTTTCACGAATGATCTGTGCTGAATCAAGCATTTTATTAAGATGGATAAAAAGAGTAACGATATTTGCTTCAGGTTCATCAGAATATGCACCTAATGAGAAATAAACAATCTGCGTATTGAAATACTCAAAGTCTTGTAGAGTAAACTCTTTAAATGCCTTCTGAAAGACAAGAAACGGATTGCGGTATTCTTCATCGGAAAGCGAACCTTGAAGTAATCTGGATGGAAACTTTGGGGAACGTTTTACTTTCCATTTTTCTCCTTTGAATTGTAAGACATAACTTGCTCTTATGAATGAACGCATACAGAGGTAATAATGGAATATTAGAGATGGGTCATCTTTCATCAGTACTTCGCATTTCGTTGAGTAATTCATCACGTCATTTAGCCTTTCTCTTACAGCGGATAGAAAATCCATTTGAAAAAATGCATCTATCAATGTAAGACAGGAATGTTTTTGATGGCTGTCCCAGAACTTAGCTTCAAAGTCTATTTTCTTATTTTTCATAATAATTAAGTTTTATGCTGATACGAATTACAACAATATAGTGTGTATAATCAATGCTGAAACTGCATATTATATCTAGAGAAATGGATATTTTACAGGATAATTTTTTAACTTTACAATTCAGACGAATTAATAGAAATGGCTTTATCTTTAAGCCTTTAAAATTTGATAACCACTATGGAACAGAAAATACATCAGGGAAGAAATGTAAAACGATTTAGAGAGATGCTAGGTATCAAACAGGAAGCTTTAGCTCTTGACTTAGGTGATGATTGGAATCAGAAGAAAATTTCTTTGCTTGAACAAAAAGAAATAATCGAAGATGCTTTGCTGAAAAAGATTTCTGAAGTATTGAAAATTCCGGTAGAAGCTATTCAAAACTTTGATGAAGAACAAGCTGTTAATATTATTTCTAATACTTTTGGAGAGCACGCTTTTAGTAATTCTTTCAATTATGGAACTATCAATTTTCATCCGATTGAAAAATTAGTTTCACTGCACGAGGAAAAGATTGCCCTTTATGAAAGAATGCTGAAAGAAAAAGATGAAATGATGGATAGGCTTGAAAAGCTAATCAATAAATAAAAATATAAGTAATTCGGGATCATTACTTTTTCATTGGAAAGGCTCAACCAAATTGGTTGAGCCTTTTGCAAAAAAAGCTAAGGATTATAATTTTCCAACTCTCAAATTTATTGTTAACAATATACACTAATTAAGAATTTTTTGAAGTCATTGCCACATATGGAAAATATTATTGTTTCTTATCAAGATAATTTTTGGGGTAAAATATCTCACCGAAAATTATTAGATGTTTTAGAGGAGATAAAAAGTGAACAACATAAAATCATTACAGATCATTTAAGACATCATTATCTAAGTGAAGATGGTCTTTATGGAATAAAAAAGAAGAAATTACCTGTAGCTACTTTTTGTGCAAATTTCAATGATTCCTCTAGAACAAAAGAAAATCTCAATAATTATAATTCATTAATGATTATCGATATAGATGATATTGGATTAGAAAATGTAAAGAATGTTTTTGAGCAATTATCTTCAGATATTTATTTGTTCGCTTTATGGTTATCACCTTCAGGTAACGGTATAAAGGGGTTAATACAAATTAGTTTTGAGGAAAATATAAATTCAAACGAAATTGATATCTGGCATTACTCAGCATTTTCAAAAATCTCATCCTACTTTAAAGAAAAATATCAAATCGACTTAGATCAGAGCGGTAAAGATTTTACTCGACTTTGTTTTATTTCAAAAGATGAAAATATTGTTATTAAAAACGACGAAATCACAGAAAAATTCTTAATAAAGAAGGATGCAAAATTAGAACTACAAACTACAACTGTAGCTCAAATAAGATCTGTTAAAGGGATAGTGAGTGCGAAAGAAATGAAGAATATTCTTAATAATCCACTAAATAGAAATAGCCCAACCAAAAAGAAAGAAATTCAAAACATTATAAAATTCCTAAATAAAAATAAAAAATCAATTACCTACGAATACGATAACTGGTTACGAGTTGCTTTAGCTATTTCTAGCTCGTTTACTTATGATTTGGGGATCATTTTTTTTATTGAACTAAGTAAAATGGATGAATCAAAATTTAACGAAACTAACTGTACTAATATGTTGAAGGAATGTTATATCAATAATAAAAAAATGATTAAATTTAACACAGTAATACATTTGGCGGTACAAAAAGGATTTATATATAAAAAAGATTTTGGTTTGGAGAGTAACTAAACGGTAACTTATTTAATGAGTGGATCGTGTTGGCACTACTGGATATAAAAATCGGTTCACACCGCAGTAGTTGGTAAGTTGGCAATTGTCAGTATTATGGTTTAAAATCGGGGACTCTCCATCCATTATTTATTTTTATGTTAGAAGACTATTGTAATAGAGAAGAAATTCTATTTCGCTTGTGTAAAGCAAGAGCAAAACTTGCAAGACATCGTGGTAAATCGCATCTTGATCATATCATTTCTGCTGACCAGAATTACAATTATCACTATAATAATCAAAAAAGTAATAGACATAAGGGAAATGACATTGATTTATTATGCTCAATAATGCCATCTCGCAGAAAATGGATTAATCCCACAATAAAGGAAAGGTATCCTAAAAATGATGGTCAACGCATAAATTCTGTAGATCATAATACCAGAGCTTTATTAAAGACTATTTATCATTACAGAAAAACTAACCCAACAGAACCCTTTTTACTTAGATTAGAAAATTTTATTGATGAGATAATTGAGTCAGTCAATGATAAAAGTTTTTCGCTTACATCGCCACAGATATTATCCAAGCTTAAAAAACCAAATGACAAAAGCTGTAAAATTTGTCGTCCAATTTGTGTTTTCCCACTAAAAGATAAAATTATAATTTCAATTATAAATAAATATTTGACAAAGGCATTTGATAATATTTTTTATAATCATTCCTACGCTTTTAGAGCAAAAAAAGACAACGCAAAATTTCCTCCAACCCATCATAGTGCCATAGAATATATTCTAGAATACAAAAACAAATATAAAGGAAAACGTTTGTGGGTATCTGAATGTGATATCAGTAAATTTTTTGACACAGTGAATCATAATATAGTTAAGGAAAAATTTAGAGATGTCATAAAAATACATAACAAAACCAATGAAGTAAAAATTGATAACCGGGCAATTTTAATATTCAACAAGTACTTACAATGTTATGATTTTCAAAAATTTGTATATGCCCTTAATGATGATAAGAATTATTGGATTGAAAGAAAGAGAGAGGGTGGAAGTTTTGAATGGGTAAAAGATGACTTACTTAAATTAAATTGTTATAAAAATATTAAGAGAAATCGCATTGGAATTCCACAGGGTGGTGCATTATCAGGTCTGATTGCAAACATTGTTCTGCATAGTATTGATATGGAAATGAAAGCTGATGAAGATGAAAAGCTATGTTATGTAAGGTTCTGTGATGATATGCTTTTAATTCATCCTAATAGAAAAATTTGTAATGAAAAAACTGATATTTATTTTAATGGCTTGGAAAAGCTAAAGTTAATTTCTCATCCTCCTAAACCTGTTAACGAAATAAATAAAAATTTTTTTTGGAATGATTCAAAAAGTAAATCGCCCTACAAATGGTCAAAATTTTCAAACAATTCTTTTGATCGAATTGGTTTTGTTGGTTACGAAATATGTTATAACGGGACTTTAAGGGTAAGAAAGAGTTCACTAATTAAAGAAAAACGTAAAATAAGAGATTTAACAGAACACACACTATCAATATTAAAAAATGGGAAAAGAAAATCAGACGATATGATTTTAGAGTCTGTTTCAAACAAACTCATAGGAATGTCCGTTGGAAGAGTGACTATGAAAAACCATAAATTCTCTGATAATGAAATGTGTTGGGTAAATGGATTTACATTACTGCGCAATAATCACAATTTACGAACACAGCTAAGGAGATTGGACTACTATAGGTCAAAACATTTATCTAGATTTAAAAAGAAACTTGCAAAGATTCCGGAAGCAAAACCAAGAACATCTGACGAATCAAGAAAAATCGGAAAACATTTTTTTATCAAAATAGGTGGAATATCCTATGCTGACTCAGAAGCTATCAGACTTGAACTTCAAAATACTAAAATCTTAAATACTAAATTTGTTTTATCTAAATACAGAAAAGAGCTGTTAATAAAAAATTCTAATCTTTTGGTTCTTTCAGGAAGATATATCTCATATTTACCACAGATTTATAATTTATTAATTGAAAATGAAAAAGAAGATCGATATGTACCCTACTATGGTAAGCCATTTAGTTACTTTTATCACGTTATAGATAAGAAACGTTCTGATTCATAAAGCGTTATTTTTTTACTAATAAGTGATAATAAACAATAAATCTATAAATAATTGATTTTTAAGTTTTTTCAACTTGTCAAATACTCTTCAAATATTAGAACCTATTTTTTAGTTTGCTTCTCAACTTCAGAAATTAAATCATAATTAAAGAATAATTTTCTCTTTTTTACGGAGTTAATGATTTGTTTCTGATATTTATCAATTAGATATGTTTCTATTTCTAGCCTCCCGAAATTAACTTCGATAAAAGTAATATGTAATTCTTCATCAAAATATTTGTCCAGCAATACTTCTATTTCGGAATCATATTTTTCACTTGATTTAATTCCTCCAAATTTTAATTTACCAATCTTCTTTCTGAAAGTATGATTCACAGTTCTAGTTATATCAGACATTCTCTTACATAAATTACCTGTCTCTCCAATATATATTATTTTATCATTTCCTTCAAAGATTGCATATATGCCAGGAACATTTTTAAAATATTGTTTCCTCCAAATTAATGTTCTTTCAAACTTTATCTTAGGAGATTCAAATAATAATTTTTCTGCAAGAATTAAATTTTTATATAACTCATTATCTTCAAGATTAAAAATCATAATTTTAGCTATATTTTTTATTTATTATTAATCATTCGAAAATTTGAAAGAGAAGAAAAAATTTAATTTCTCAGTAGGATTGTCGAGGAAAACTATCATTTTGACAAACTGATGTTGTAGGTATGACCTTATTCTACATTAGGCAATTTTGTCCTTAAACGCATTTGCATTTCATCTTTTCTTCGAGTACTTTTTATTTTCGCTAGAACTTCCATAGCGTTAGTTAAACTTGTTTCATAATATCCTTTATTGCCGTTTTCTTTTTCGAGATCACATAACATTAAATATGTGTCAAATTTCAAAATCCTGTTGTCGTCATTTTCAGGTAAATCAAGTGATAATGCTTCGTCATAATATTTTCGCCCTAAATCCTCTTTCTCATTGGTAAAAAGAAAAGTCCCAAAGCCTCTTAAATTCATAAGTTTAATTGGTTTGGAAATTGATTTTTCAATGGTTTTCTTCCAAAACAACTCAGATTTTTCTTGGTCACCGATTGTTGAATATGCACTTGCTAAAATGTTACAGTCGATTTCTGTTGCGAGCTTATCATATCTTTGTACAAGATAGTCAGCGTGTGCAATTAAAATTCGTCTTTGAGAATTATAATTACGTCTAAGTAAAATATTAGATTCGGAATTGAAATCGATATCTTTTGTAGCTCTAAGCTTTGTAGTTTCGATACCAATTTTAGAAATGCCTTCTAGGGTGTCGGTTAATGTTTTGCGGATAGTCCTTTTGGTCTCCTTGTTTTTTTGAATTAATGTAATAATCAAAGAAGCAATGGAAATCGTCAAAGCACAACCGCTTAAAGAAACTATAATGTAATCTTTTGTTTCCATATAAAGTTTTTAAAAATAATCTTATATTATTTTTGGTTAGTGTATTAAATGTAAAGAAAAAGCGGAAAGTTACTGTTATAGTTTATATTTTTTTCAAACCTACATACCAAATCTTTAAATCTGAATAAATACAACTAACTATTTCTCAAAAGTCTTAAAATATCATCCAATGCAGAACAGGGAATGTTATTCTTCAGACAGTTTTTATGCTATTTCCCAATAGATATCCTAAAATAAAATATATAACTCTTTATTTCATCAATAACAGTTCATTTCAAGATTTGACAATTGCTTACTTTCTGAATTATAACAGTAATTATTAAAGGTGTAAACTCTAATTTTATAACTTCTCCGCTATTCATTGGTTATTTTTTGCTTTAAGATTTTTGAGTATCATAAACTAGCAAACCTTCATCAAACCAAACATCTTCGTATCCATTATTATCAAATAAAAAACGATTACCGGCAGGAAGTGTCAAATATTTTAAAAGTTCAGGATAGTATTCTTCTAAATGAAAGATATGCATCGGCTTAAAAAAATCATCTGCATCTGAATATTCTCCAGCCCAAATATACCATCCTGAAGAATCTCCTTCAGGAAAATGTCTTAGTCCATTTATGGGCATCACACCACTTTTTATATTATCGGAAATCCCTACTTTTAATTCTTCAGATGTAGCAAAAAAATCTTGCGAATATTTTTCGCAAATATCTTTTTGCTCCTTGACATATTTATTGTCCATTTGTTCTTTGATTTATTATTTTTTTCATTTCTTTTGAGTATTTACTCATTGCGGCTCCTTGTTGAGATGAACAAGTTTGACATTGAGGTTGAATAGCGTTCATTGACCTCATATTAGTCTGATTAATCGTACCAGTTTGATAATGTTCTTGGACTAAAGGTTTTATATGGTCTGCGACATTTTTTTGTCCAGTAGCTCCACAAGTCACGCAAGGCTCACCTTGAACCGCCGCTCTTTGTGCTGCTGTAGTGGCGTTGTTAGGTCTTTTGTACAAAGTGTTTGTAACAGGTTCAGTAATTTTATTCGCACCACTTGATTCTGCGCCCAATAAAGGAGAAACACTTCCCGCCATTTCAAGAGCTTTTCCAACAGGCGTTGTTGCGCTTGGAGGATTCAAATTCATATTTGGGTCTGGACTAAATGTCGCAATTTTCCAAACATCATATAGCCCATTAATTGCAGCAGCAGCTCCCGTCAAACTTGCAGAGATAGCATCTCTGGTAAAATTAGACAATTGAAGCATTGAAGTAGTTGTACCTGCAGGTATAGATTGTGCTTGCCCATTAAATCCTAAGTAAACAGCACCTGCACTACCTCCCTGTCCTTGTATCGTAGCATTACTGAGTACAGACCCATCATCTTTATAGTCGGAGAATCCTTGTTGTTGATAATTGTCGGTTGTTAAACTTGCACTCCAACTCCAAGTATTGTCTTTTAATCCCCATCCTAAACCTTCTCTACCATCTGGATCAATAACATTTACTGGATCATTAAAAGCATAATTATATGGTGTCCAACTAGAAAACTCTTCGCTCAAAGGGTCAGGAGAAAACCAGCGTCCTGCGGTATCAAGATAAGGCTGTGCGTCAGGATCGCTCAAATCTATTTCTCTAAATTCAGTAATCTCTCTAGTTTTCCTGTTAAATTTTACAGAGCCAATACTTACAATACTATCAATATCGTGAGCTTCTAAATATTTTCCTTTGCTTAAAGTGGCAATCTTTGGATAAAAGCCATATTTCTTAAAAGGATTGGACGCTTCAATATTCTTTCTTCTTCGCTCGGCTTCTTGTGATGTTAAAGAATCCCTTGTTTTTAAGACTTCATCCATATATGTGGAAAAGACGGTCAAATTGACCACCTAATTTCGGAGTAAATTGACCACTGATTTCGGAGCAAAGTGACCACCACTTTCCGGTCCAAAATGACCACCTGTTATCTGGGTTATATTTGAGATAAAAACGACTTGATTTTTTCATGATGTTAGCGTCATACATTCGTTAAAAAAAGCGGATTATGGCAAATAAAATAACAGACATGAGTAAAATTAGAAAAGTCATAAAATTCTACAGCACTGGAAAGAGCAAGTTATTTATAAGCAGCTATTTATCCCTTTCCAGAAATACCGTTAAAAAATACATCTCATTGTATGAGATTCTGGGCTTAAACCTTGATGCGATCAATGCCAAGACAGATGCCGAGCTGGAACTTTTGTTTTCCAATACCACCGCGGAGTCCATTAGCCCCAAACTACAGTCCCTGTACGATTTTTTCCCAAAGATGGAACGTGAGCTCAAAAAGGTAGGAATCACTATCCATCATATGTGGGAGCAATATCTTGCACTGCATCCTGATGGTTTTCAGAGTTCACAGTTCCGGC
Above is a genomic segment from Chryseobacterium mulctrae containing:
- a CDS encoding helix-turn-helix domain-containing protein; this translates as MEQKIHQGRNVKRFREMLGIKQEALALDLGDDWNQKKISLLEQKEIIEDALLKKISEVLKIPVEAIQNFDEEQAVNIISNTFGEHAFSNSFNYGTINFHPIEKLVSLHEEKIALYERMLKEKDEMMDRLEKLINK
- a CDS encoding BT4734/BF3469 family protein encodes the protein MENIIVSYQDNFWGKISHRKLLDVLEEIKSEQHKIITDHLRHHYLSEDGLYGIKKKKLPVATFCANFNDSSRTKENLNNYNSLMIIDIDDIGLENVKNVFEQLSSDIYLFALWLSPSGNGIKGLIQISFEENINSNEIDIWHYSAFSKISSYFKEKYQIDLDQSGKDFTRLCFISKDENIVIKNDEITEKFLIKKDAKLELQTTTVAQIRSVKGIVSAKEMKNILNNPLNRNSPTKKKEIQNIIKFLNKNKKSITYEYDNWLRVALAISSSFTYDLGIIFFIELSKMDESKFNETNCTNMLKECYINNKKMIKFNTVIHLAVQKGFIYKKDFGLESN
- a CDS encoding reverse transcriptase/maturase family protein, with product MLEDYCNREEILFRLCKARAKLARHRGKSHLDHIISADQNYNYHYNNQKSNRHKGNDIDLLCSIMPSRRKWINPTIKERYPKNDGQRINSVDHNTRALLKTIYHYRKTNPTEPFLLRLENFIDEIIESVNDKSFSLTSPQILSKLKKPNDKSCKICRPICVFPLKDKIIISIINKYLTKAFDNIFYNHSYAFRAKKDNAKFPPTHHSAIEYILEYKNKYKGKRLWVSECDISKFFDTVNHNIVKEKFRDVIKIHNKTNEVKIDNRAILIFNKYLQCYDFQKFVYALNDDKNYWIERKREGGSFEWVKDDLLKLNCYKNIKRNRIGIPQGGALSGLIANIVLHSIDMEMKADEDEKLCYVRFCDDMLLIHPNRKICNEKTDIYFNGLEKLKLISHPPKPVNEINKNFFWNDSKSKSPYKWSKFSNNSFDRIGFVGYEICYNGTLRVRKSSLIKEKRKIRDLTEHTLSILKNGKRKSDDMILESVSNKLIGMSVGRVTMKNHKFSDNEMCWVNGFTLLRNNHNLRTQLRRLDYYRSKHLSRFKKKLAKIPEAKPRTSDESRKIGKHFFIKIGGISYADSEAIRLELQNTKILNTKFVLSKYRKELLIKNSNLLVLSGRYISYLPQIYNLLIENEKEDRYVPYYGKPFSYFYHVIDKKRSDS
- a CDS encoding GIY-YIG nuclease family protein: MIFNLEDNELYKNLILAEKLLFESPKIKFERTLIWRKQYFKNVPGIYAIFEGNDKIIYIGETGNLCKRMSDITRTVNHTFRKKIGKLKFGGIKSSEKYDSEIEVLLDKYFDEELHITFIEVNFGRLEIETYLIDKYQKQIINSVKKRKLFFNYDLISEVEKQTKK
- a CDS encoding immunity protein Imm33 domain-containing protein; this encodes MDNKYVKEQKDICEKYSQDFFATSEELKVGISDNIKSGVMPINGLRHFPEGDSSGWYIWAGEYSDADDFFKPMHIFHLEEYYPELLKYLTLPAGNRFLFDNNGYEDVWFDEGLLVYDTQKS
- a CDS encoding RHS repeat-associated core domain-containing protein; this translates as MTVFSTYMDEVLKTRDSLTSQEAERRRKNIEASNPFKKYGFYPKIATLSKGKYLEAHDIDSIVSIGSVKFNRKTREITEFREIDLSDPDAQPYLDTAGRWFSPDPLSEEFSSWTPYNYAFNDPVNVIDPDGREGLGWGLKDNTWSWSASLTTDNYQQQGFSDYKDDGSVLSNATIQGQGGSAGAVYLGFNGQAQSIPAGTTTSMLQLSNFTRDAISASLTGAAAAINGLYDVWKIATFSPDPNMNLNPPSATTPVGKALEMAGSVSPLLGAESSGANKITEPVTNTLYKRPNNATTAAQRAAVQGEPCVTCGATGQKNVADHIKPLVQEHYQTGTINQTNMRSMNAIQPQCQTCSSQQGAAMSKYSKEMKKIINQRTNGQ